In Osmerus eperlanus chromosome 4, fOsmEpe2.1, whole genome shotgun sequence, the sequence ttatgcaaaatattgaatgaacgAGAAAACTAAGAAAGTCCCTTTCTTAATGAATTACCAGCATAAAatgataaacaataataattcaatttttttattattataatttttaggggtgctgagatgaaatttaggtgTGCTTGACCACCCCTAAAGAGTCTAAAATCGACACTGGGCTAGCCGATGTAaaataaatgtagcctactcatttcaATTCTTTAATGATCATAACCGTTATTAAACAACTCCATTTTATTCCAATGTCATTTTCACAAACAATATCTTATTAAATCTTGTCCTTCCAAACTAAATCATTTGTACTTAAATAGTTTACAAATCACAATGTGTTACCATGTCGACAAAAAAACAACGCATCCATGATCTTGAATACTAGTGGTCCTCTGTCAAGGAAGTAAACAAGTGGCACTCCATAGGTCCCTGTCACACCGTACGTCTCCTAGCACCTCACCATGACAACGTATTCACCCCAAACTGATACACACAGAGGAAATACAACCCAACATTGTAGCCCAGACCTAGCACCACCCAACCCTCCAACCCAACACTGTAGCCCAGACCTAGCACCACCCAACCCTCCAACACcaacactgtagcccaggcctaGCACCACCCAACCCTCCAACACcaacactgtagcccaggcctaGCACCACCCAACCCTCCAACACcaacactgtagcccaggcctaGCACCACCCAACCCTCCAACACcaacactgtagcccaggcctagcaccacccaaccctccaacccaacactgtagcccaggcctaGCACCACCCAACCCTCCAACACcaacactgtagcccaggcctagcaccacccaaccctccaacccaacactgtagcccaggcctaGCACCACACAACCCTCCAACACcaacactgtagcccaggcctaGCACCACCCAACCCTCCAACACcaacactgtagcccaggcctaGCACCACCCAACCCTCCAACACcaacactgtagcccaggcctaGCACCACACAACCCTCCAACACcaacactgtagcccaggcctaGCACCACACAACCCTCCAACCcaacactgtagcccaggcctagcaccacccaaccctccaacccaacactgtagcccaggcctagcaccacccaaccctccaacccaacactgtagcccaggcctaGCACCACACAACCCTCCAACCcaacactgtagcccaggcctagcaccacccaaccctccaacccaacactgtagcccaggcctagcaccacccaaccctccaacccaacactgtagcccaggcctaGCACCACACAACCCTCCAACACcaacactgtagcccaggcctaGCACCACCCAACCCTCCAACACcaacactgtagcccaggcctaGCACCACCCAACCCTCCAACACcaacactgtagcccaggcctaGCACCACACAACCCTCCAACACcaacactgtagcccaggcctagcaccacccaaccctccaacccaacactgtagcccaggcctagcaccacccaaccctccaacccaacactgtagcccaggcctagcaccacccaaccctccaacccaacactgtagcccaggcctagcaccacccaaccctccaacccaacactgtagcccaggcctaGCACCACCCAACCCTCCAACCTGAACATGAACACTTAGAACCCTCCAGAGAAGGTGCAAAATATTAGGAGCAGCAACTGGGTATGTTGGCATGGGTACCAGGGGTGCAGCTGTGCCCCCACTCTGGAGGTCCGGGGGGGGCTATAGGTCATCATGCCCACAGCTTCATACTGGACCACAATACTGGTGTCTGTGCACCAGCCAGTTGGGTTTGATATTGGGCTGTTTACCAGAGATGAAGACAGTAGAGCTCCTGTTACATATACACACCACGTGATTATAACACCGTGGGTCGTTGCCACGGGGATGTCGTTACCACGGTGACCGCTTCACCGGTTCAGGGAGAGGTGTTTGGTTGTGCTGCTGGTCCTGAGGCGTGTGTTGACGGGCAGGGTTAGAAGGCACAGGGGCTGTAcaggaaaacaggaagaccagaatCCCAGAGTGCTACAAGAGGTCAGGACCTGGAGAGGATCTCTGATAACATCAGTCTTCTCTGCAACCTGAAGTCCAGCCAGTTAGGCAGTCATAGaaccagtcagtcaggcagTCATTAAACCAGTTAGTCAGTCAttaaaccagtcagtcagtcattgaACCAGTAATTGAACCACTTAGTCAGTCAttaaaccagtcagtcagtcattgaaccagtcattaaaccagtcagtcagacgGTCGGTTAATTCTGCTCCTATGATTCAGTGGTgaatctcatcctcctcttcctcctcctcgctcctcaaCAGAGGAAGCTCTAGATCAGGGTTAGGATCAGGACTGCTCTTACTGGCCAGCGCTCTCAACAAGTGGCCTTTACCTGGAGGGTACATAAccagaaataaataaacaacaGCATCAACAACAGCCATCCCAttactaactagagagggtacaatttctggggaaattgtagggtgtgcttgcttgcgtcggttgcacaggggtccgttttttaatgacatttttaaaactgatatttctgtatattttatataaaaatgcatacttattatttataaagattacatagatttaaaagcattttttttgctgctcatttacaactcaaaatacgagtgaagtgtagaatgaaatagatgtcttctcatttcccctgcaagaggcagcctcatcgttgaatcaaaacgaatacatttggcagaccggtgtaaaaattgacctaatctctatgacttaaacgtcattttaagtttttcccttctcatgatattttcatgcatttagcctactcattgcattcattcattaataaagaaccccctttgaagattattctacgacattaccggcagtagaagatggaatcgcgattcaaacagtactgtaccatctgctaactgaaaatatgccccccaaaacgtaaataagcttgacatttatttagtggaaaatcgctcattcataaaaagctcgctggtagcgatcattgtcagtaacaacgcaaaatgcgatatagccctgtgtggagaagctgccccggtaaattctactactacagtacagtactagactactgctgtgttcgtcttggtagcgattgcgttggttgaattggatttaacgttccgttgtacggtttaggctgaaattaattattttcatgaacagattgacaaagtttaggctgtggcaatgaagttcaggttagtagttagatagacttttgatttagttaagtaaggggagtgccgaacatgttctgtcgcgtttgacttcctaaacagctgtgtagatgtttttgtagtgtctcgcgtaggctacagcgttgcagtgatacactggattgaaaccacagggaattataatttcaccaacaaatcgtttacttgtaatgtaatgtcataataaatcctacaacgaaaatgtatttgtgaggaatgttttttttaacgattgaaaacagatgtatcatagaccactgtagtatgtgttgcccgggcaacagaggctaatgtcatgctaatgcttcagtgaaatagtagactaccgtttccgaaactagatgtgggcctacttccttaataataccagctaatattgtacattacatttcacaattgtgtttcacatcacaaagtaaaatgagtaaatagttatcaccctggcctctttgcttgtggtgtttctgcagctgccttgcagtaaagctatagttagcctagctatcccccaagttaacagatgcgaaacgaatgttctgctacaggtagtcacgcgtgttttcgtgaagttagtgacgtagtgacgttagtaacgtcagtgactgtggctagcaaattatccaccgttagcttcacttttcaccacaaaaacttaacttcagcctaaaccatgcaacggaacgtaaatcccaatagaagcaactcaatcgctaccaagacgaaacttttgacacctaggttgtctatgtaggccaaatattgactgagttttaggcgggcaaaaataaataaataaataataatatatacgtgagagaacaaaggttgtgcccttgccgaaggcaaagcacacccaataaaccaCGTACACAGTCTCAGTTCAGGTGGCCCAGTCAGGCCCCTAGGGGGCCACCTACCCCTAGAGTAGTAGGTCTTGAGGCCCACGTGCAGAGAGATgccggacagacacacagcgaAGCCCAGCCAGTTGATGCTGCTCATGCGGTCTCCCATCAGCCTCGCCGCCAGCAGCAGAGTGCACAcctcctgcagggggaggagtcacacaAGGATGTCAGAAGGAAATGACACGGTGCCATACTGTGAgcaccatagacatatatacatagaCGCCCCATTGGTCCTTGTGCCATACTGTGAgcaccatagacatatatacatagaCGCCCCATTGGTCCTTGTGCCATACTGTGAgcaccatagacatatatacatagaCGCCCCATTGGTCCTTGTGCCATACTGTGAGCACCTCCTGCAGAGGGGCAAGGAAGGATCGCAGACGGAAATTGAATGGTGCCATGGCAAGGAAGTAAGATGGAAAAAgttagagaaaaaaaaagggattGAGAAAAAGCACTGCTATAGAGgtgaagaaagagaaacagagaaagacaggttaaatgaaagagagagctgtgtgtttaCCTTGAAGATCCCAGCGATGGACAGCGTAAGGCTGGAGGTGCGTGAGACCAGCAGGAACTCTGAGAAGCCAAGGCCGAACGCCAGGGAGCcgcccacacacagcaggagcagggaggacagcagggggcGCAGCTCCGACACACGGAACAGCTTCTCCGACATGGTCAGAGTCAGccctgcacacagacaggcaagacggagggagagagagacaggcaagagggagggagagacaggtagacaggcaggagggagggagagatagagagatgggaagGAGACACAAGTAAAGAATAATATGGTCAGAGACTATTTACAAATCCCATAAAAGAACAGAGCCAGACTCAGAATAAACACTGAGGGGCTGGTGACAGAGGCtgaaaaacacagagaggagagggaggagagggaggaagaggagagggaagaggaggagagggaggaagaggtagagggaggaagaggaggtagagggaggaggaggaggtagaggagggggagcaaaagagggagaaggaagactAACCTTCGTtgtagaggaagagggggaagaggccCAGGAACATGAGAGGCTGCAGGTGGTACATGGTGTCTATAGGGTTCTgtaggcctgggggggggaaggggagagaggggggagggggggttcagagaggggggaggtaagagagaaagagttagcagggggagaaagagaggagtttTTATTGACACTGAAGTTCAGAACAACGATCACAAATCATGAAACATTTCTTAAACTCCAGACTATTATCCAGTGAAACCAACACTTATTcctgacagaacacacacacacacacgcagccttgAGACATTGCTCGTAAATAGGgctaagcacacacaccacacacacacataaccaggcaCCAGAACCCACCCAGCTCTGCTTTCTGCATGAGCAGCTGTGTGAGGGTCCAGCGGATTCCCCCAATGAAGGAGGCGAGCAGCACCATGATGAAGCCCTGTAGGTTGAACTGGGTCGACTCAAACGTGAACATGAAGAGCCCACTGGCTATCAGcagaaccaccaccaccaggaaCGGGTTCTGGAgaacgagagaacgagaggagaatatatttacatttacatttagtcatttagcagacgctcttatccagagcgacttacagtaagtacagggacatacccccccgaggcaagtagggtgaagtgccttgcccaaggacacaacgtcatttggcacagccgggaatcgaactggcaaccttctgattactagcccaactccctaaccgctcagccacctgactccctataaatatatatttattacacacacacgcgcacacacacacacacaccttgcctaATGTATGGTTACAAAAACACAGCAGAACTTTCAATACTTGGGTCAAAATTACATTTAAACGTAAATAGGTAGACAAAACACtctcaggacacaggagaggaccCACGCAGAGCTTAACAACACGCTGAACGGCCCACCAGCAGCGTACGCTCTGTCAGGGGGAAGGGACGGCCGGAAGCGAGACAGGAACCATGCAGAGCTAAACGGCACATGCCACACCAGAAGCTGTGTAATTGTGCGAGTAGGAAGCTGAAGGATCATTAAGAACCAGAACGCGGTTCTTAGTGTGAAGAGCAGCCCCAGACCTCAGAGACCTGGTTCTTAGTGTGGCCTAAGAGCAGCCACACACCTCAAAGACCAGTCAGGATCTGTCATCGGTGGTTCCACGGCGAGGCCTGGAATCTACTTTCTGTATGTCAAACTGCAGGACTTGTCCTTGCCACTCTGCCTACAGTCTGTCCTGCAGCGCAGTCAAATAAACCAATCCTGCATTACTTAATTTGTCATGATACAAGTCGAAATCCAGTttctgggaaaaaaaaaaaaaaaaactagctgAAGTTGAAAGTTGGCTGTGATACAGGtgacgagagagagatatacaggTGTACTACTGATGTTGTTTCGGCTGGTAACTAAGCACGATGATCTCTGTTGCCTAACTAACATTCTTCATCCTGTGCTTTCCATGGTTACTGTTAATATCTCacaagaggacagaggagagacacagctTGTGATTGTCTCAGATTGAGACACAGCTTGTGATTGGCTCAGATTGAGACACAGCTTGTGATTGGCTCAGATTGAGACACAGCTTGTGATTTGCTCAGATTGAGACACAGCTTGTGATTGGCTCAGAGGGAGACACAGCTTGTGATTGGCTCAGAGGGAGACACAGCTTGTAATTGGTTCAGAGGGAGACACAGCTTCTGATTGGCTTACAGACATGTCACTTACCGGTTCTTCCAGCTtgaagatgagagagaagaagaggatgaagagaaCAGCAGAGGACTTGGTCATGGTGTACCTGGAGCGCCGGGTGAAATGGCATGCAAGATGCAGACAAGCATAACACTTTGTAGTTTAAACACACTAAAATCACAGACATCACAAATACACCATCTAATCACTCAGACACAGGCATAAACTAAGAAGGTAGGGGAaaactcttccacacacacacacacacactcacacactcacaggctgaTGGTGATGAAGAGGAAGCTCCAGTTAGATAGACCGATGTCCAGGGCGGTTGCCAAAGCTGCAGACGAGAGAACAAAAGCTTCACCTCATCCCTCAGACCTCATCCCCCAGACCTCATCCCCCAGACCTCATCCCCCAGACCTCATCCCCCAGACCTCATCCCCCAGACCTCATCCCCCAGACCTCATCCCCCAGACCTCATCCCCCAGACCTCATCCCCCAGACCTCATCCCCCAGACCTCATCCCCCAGGAAGTAGGGTCTAGGAGTTTGGTTTGGAACAGACCCTAGCTAACTTTACTTAAAGAAATGTCTGACAATCTACCTGGACTTCAGCCTGCTTctgtccagagagagagacagataagacGTTGCCATGGCTCCTCTCAGCCCTGTCTCTGAGTTGACATGTTATCTCTgagaagtctctctctctctctctctacaacaTGGTTGCTAAACACAAGCTTTAGATAGTGAACTTTCACCCCtactcctccacacacccacccaccagtGGGGGCCACTTTGAAGATGTAGTCGGCCCAGCTGAGCACGACTCTGGGCTTGCCTGTCCAGCACTGCAGCGCCCAGCGGGACAGCGCAGACAGGCTGAAGATGATGCTGAGATGGACCAGGGTCATGAAGAGAGGGAAGTGGAaaccctgagggagggagagagagagagagagagagagagagagagagagagagagagagagagagagagagagagaatcaaaaGGAACCGAGTTACTTGCAGCTGTACTTTGCATTCTAAACAAGACTTGACCGCTGATGTGTTTTCTGCTGAACTCTTCGTGACTTACCTTCATTAGCCATTTGTTGTAGAAAGTTATTCCTATAGAGAAGACGTAATAAAACAGGACCAGGCCAACAGTGCGCACAGCGCGGCACATGAGCTGGACGGGGCACGGCATGGCGCCCAAGCCTGACCGGTAGCTGCTACTGCGAGGTAACTAGCTCCATACCGGAGCTCGGGGGTGGTGGTCCAGGTGCCATGGTTACCTGAAGAACGGGGAAGCTGTCAGAATTGTTCAAACCGATCTAGCTGGCGTGAAACGTCACTGTAACGTCGCGAGCGCACGGTCAGTGATCAGAGAAGTTTGTGTCCTCGAACTTGATAAGAGCATTGCTGCAATGATAAAACCTTTGAAAATCGGCCTGTGGATTATGAACGAACAAAGAGCTAAATACAGTAAACAAAACGACATTTCCCTCTCTAAACCAACTCTGGTAACTACTACTGTACGGGATGCTGTCAAGAAAACGTGCGTAGCTTCGAGTTTGAGGGTCCTAGTTTTGGTTCCTCGATGCTAGGAGCTAGCCACGTTTCGCACATAACTTTAGTCTAGCTACGTTGCTAGGGAGCCACCACTCACCAATTTTATCTATATCAAATATTCGTTTTGTAACCGACGCCCCAGCTGGACTTACCCAACTGGCTGCAA encodes:
- the slc35c2 gene encoding solute carrier family 35 member C2 isoform X1; its protein translation is MPCPVQLMCRAVRTVGLVLFYYVFSIGITFYNKWLMKGFHFPLFMTLVHLSIIFSLSALSRWALQCWTGKPRVVLSWADYIFKVAPTALATALDIGLSNWSFLFITISLYTMTKSSAVLFILFFSLIFKLEEPNPFLVVVVLLIASGLFMFTFESTQFNLQGFIMVLLASFIGGIRWTLTQLLMQKAELGLQNPIDTMYHLQPLMFLGLFPLFLYNEGLTLTMSEKLFRVSELRPLLSSLLLLCVGGSLAFGLGFSEFLLVSRTSSLTLSIAGIFKEVCTLLLAARLMGDRMSSINWLGFAVCLSGISLHVGLKTYYSRGRWPPRGLTGPPELRLCTWFIGNGMAVVDAVVYLFLVMYPPGKGHLLRALASKSSPDPNPDLELPLLRSEEEEEEDEIHH
- the slc35c2 gene encoding solute carrier family 35 member C2 isoform X2, whose protein sequence is MPCPVQLMCRAVRTVGLVLFYYVFSIGITFYNKWLMKGFHFPLFMTLVHLSIIFSLSALSRWALQCWTGKPRVVLSWADYIFKVAPTALATALDIGLSNWSFLFITISLYTMTKSSAVLFILFFSLIFKLEEPNPFLVVVVLLIASGLFMFTFESTQFNLQGFIMVLLASFIGGIRWTLTQLLMQKAELGLQNPIDTMYHLQPLMFLGLFPLFLYNEGLTLTMSEKLFRVSELRPLLSSLLLLCVGGSLAFGLGFSEFLLVSRTSSLTLSIAGIFKEVCTLLLAARLMGDRMSSINWLGFAVCLSGISLHVGLKTYYSRGKGHLLRALASKSSPDPNPDLELPLLRSEEEEEEDEIHH